In Salmo salar chromosome ssa03, Ssal_v3.1, whole genome shotgun sequence, a single genomic region encodes these proteins:
- the LOC100380774 gene encoding adhesion G protein-coupled receptor E5, whose amino-acid sequence MILIEEIVRFFFTMTGRVHLLILALHLALLMEHVSGCPPGFSKNGRNCTDENECNLPSDDYNDETPHICGENATCINTEGSFYCQCALGFRSSSQRVSFTADSPEKCIDINECLENKNTCGPNAECNNILGSYSCICNEGFVSSTGVERFIFGQGVTCEDRNECVDNITICEKRAQCFNTPGNYSCVCNPGFGLKSGKAQFTGNGESCEEITDQKATTDQTATTDSEDAQGAKDLCKINKFICGGNGTCHNATNSGHRCACHAGFTNYGDPQGRCTELNCDTFASEKHLKMVIPGLQDAVALMRTSCLELSESNTAEQVDGEALLETLLSAIDRLLSGGPLNNNKEVSVLLDLVETALRMIGPLLKHPETRRFNTHTEVELLVQRNASSPQGPLTLSSTHAQLDSHWETAAGDTSYPGFATVSLLSYKGLETSTNHSFSELKAQEGHSFQINSKVVTATISNKDTSFLKEPVTFTFSHLKESDEGNYTCVYWDAELGEGTWSDRGCFLVKSNATHTVCSCYHLSSFAVLMALYEFKDTFQLQLITWVGLSLSLLCLFICILTFSLIRSIRSTRNTIHLHLCLSLFIANLVFLVGISRTESQSACAVVAGLLHFFFLAAFCWMCLEGVQLFRMVVLVFNTTFRPLYMMAGGYGVPAVIVAISALVNAKGYGTERHCWLNLEDGFIWSFFGPVCIIIMVNVFFFLITVWKLAQKFSSLNPDLDKLRKIKAFTITAVAQLCVLGTMWIFGCFQFEESTLAMSYLFTILNSLQGVLVFLMHCLLSKQVREEYSKILVSICALQKMKYSEFSSNQSSNSKSQTSKSAQNTRESQI is encoded by the exons ATGATTCTCATAGAAGAGATAGTGAGATTCTTCTTCACCATgacaggcagagttcatctcCTGATTCTGG CTCTTCACCTTGCCCTGCTGATGGAACATGTATCAGGCTGTCCCCCAGGATTCTCTAAAAATGGGAGAAATTGCACTG ATGAGAATGAGTGTAATCTTCCTAGTGATGACTATAACGATGAAACACCACACATCTGTGGTGAGAATGCAACATGCATCAACACTGAAGGAAGCTTCTACTGTCAATGTGCTCTTGGGTTCAGATCATCATCACAGAGGGTGAGCTTCACAGCTGACTCACCTGAAAAATGTATAG ACATCAACGAGTGtttggagaataagaacacctgtGGTCCCAATGCCGAGTGTAACAATATATTAGGGTCCTATTCCTGCATCTGCAATGAGGGGTTTGTCTCCAGTACTGGAGTGGAAAGATTTATATTTGGCCAAGGAGTCACATGTGAAG ATAGAAACGAGTGTGTGGACAACATCACAATTTGCGAGAAACGTGCACAGTGCTTCAACACACCAGGCAACTACTCCTGTGTCTGCAATCCAGGGTTTGGCCTGAAGTCTGGCAAAGCTCAATTCACAGGGAATGGAGAATCATGTGAGGAAATAACAGATCAGAAAGCCACCACAGACCAGACAGCAACCACAGACAGTGAGGACGCTCAAGGTGCTAAAG ACTTGTGTAAAATAAATAAGTTTATCTGTGGAGGGAATGGAACGTGCCATAATGCCACCAACAGTGGCCATCGGTGTGCGTGCCATGCAGGATTCACCAACTACGGAGACCCGCAGGGGAGATGTACTG AGTTGAACTGTGACACGTTTGCGAGTGAGAAGCATCTTAAGATG GTCATCCCAGGTCTGCAGGATGCTGTGGCCCTGATGAGGACCAGTTGTCTGGAGTTGAGTGAGAGTAATACGGCAGAACAAGTCGATGGAGAGGCCCTGCTAGAG acTCTGTTGTCTGCTATAGACAGGCTCCTGTCTGGCGGGCCTCTGAATAATAACAAGGAAGTGAGTGTCTTGCTGGACCTGGTAGAGACTGCTCTGAGAATGATAGGACCTCTGCTGAAACACCCCGAGACCAGGAGGTTCAACACTCACACCG AGGTGGAGCTGTTGGTGCAGAGAAATGCCTCCTCACCCCAGGGACCCCTCACCTTGTCCTCTACACATGCTCAGCTAGACAGCCACTGGGAGACTGCTGCTGGAGACACCTCCTACCCAG GATTTGCAACGGTGTCCCTGCTCAGCTATAAGGGTCTGGAGACATCCACCAACCATTCCTTCTCAGAGCTGAAGGCACAGGAGGGCCACAGCTTCCAGATCAACTCCAAAGTGGTGACGGCCACCATTAGTAACAAGGACACGTCCTTTCTCAAGGAGCCAGTCACGTTCACCTTCTCCCATTTGAAGGAG TCAGATGAAGGGAACTACACCTGTGTGTACTGGGATGCTGAGTTGGGAGAAGGGACCTGGTCTGATCGAGGCTGTTTCCTGGTGAAGTCCAATGCCACCCACACGGTGTGCTCCTGCTACCACCTCAGCAGTTTTGCTGTTCTTATGGCTCTCTATGAGTTCAAG gACACATTCCAGCTGCAGCTGATCACCTGGGTgggcctgtccctgtccctgctgtGTCTCTTCATCTGCatcctcaccttctccctgatcCGCTCCATCCGGAGCACCCGCAATAccatccacctccacctctgcctCAGCCTCTTCATTGCCAACCTGGTCTTCCTTGTCGGCATCTCACGCACCGAGAGCCAG tcTGCTTGTGCGGTGGTGGCTGGGCTGCTTCACTTCTTCTTCCTGGCAGCGTTCTGCTGGATGTGTCTGGAGGGAGTGCAGCTCTTCAGGATGGTGGTCCTGGTCTTCAACACCACCTTCAGGCCCCTCTACATGATGGCGGGGGGCTACGGCGTTCCTGCTGTCATCGTCGCCATCTCTGCCCTCGTCAACGCCAAAGGATACGGAACCGAGCGCCA CTGCTGGCTCAACCTTGAGGATGGATTCATCTGGAGCTTCTTTGGCCCTGTCTGTATCATCATCATG gTGAACGTGTTTTTCTTCCTCATCACAGTGTGGAAGTTGGCCCAGAAGTTCTCCAGCCTGAACCCTGACCTTGACAAACTCCGCAAAATCAA GGCATTCACCATAACTGCAGTTGCTCAGCTGTGTGTGCTGGGCACCATGTGGATCTTTGGCTGTTTCCAGTTTGAGGAAAGCACGCTGGCCATGTCGTACCTGTTCACCATCCTCAACAGTCTGCAGGGGGTCCTAGTGTTCCTCATGCACTGCCTGCTCTCTAAACAA GTGAGAGAGGAGTATAGCAAGATCCTGGTCAGCATCTGTGCACTACAGAAGATGAAGTACTCAGAGTTTTCCTCCAACCAGTCAAGCAACAGCAAATCACAG ACATCCAAGAGCGCCCAGAACACGAGAGAGTCTCAGATCTAG